One part of the Vicugna pacos chromosome 20, VicPac4, whole genome shotgun sequence genome encodes these proteins:
- the OR12D3 gene encoding olfactory receptor 12D3, whose amino-acid sequence MENVTTVNEFLLLGLTSVQKLQPLFFVIFLIIYLINLVGNGAILVIAVLEPKLHSPMYFFLGNLSCLDICYSSVTLPKVLINLLSTRRAISFLGCITQLHFFHFLGSTEAILLAIMAFDRFVAICNPLRYTAIMNSQVYILLAAVAWITSFFNALMHSVMTAHLNFCHSQKLNHFFCDVKPLLELACGNTLLNQWLLSVVTGSISMGAFFLTLLSYFYIICSLLFKNKSCRILRKALSTCASHFMVVCLFYGPVGFTYIRPASATSMIQDRMVAIIYSAVTPVLNPLIYTLRNKEVMLALKTTFGSRLFKGCQQHH is encoded by the coding sequence ATGGAGAACGTCACTACAGTAAATGAGTTTCTCTTACTTGGCCTGACCAGTGTTCAGAAGCTGCAACCTCTCTTCTTTGTGATTTTCTTAATCATTTACTTGATAAACTTGGTTGGAAATGGAGCTATATTAGTGATTGCTGTTTTGGAACCTAAACTGCATTCCCCTATGTATTTTTTCCTGGGAAACCTTTCTTGTCTGGATATCTGCTATTCTTCAGTGACACTGCCCAAAGTGCTTATAAATCTCCTCTCCACTCGCAGGGCCATATCCTTCCTAGGCTGTATCACACAGCTACACTTTTTCCACTTCCTGGGCAGCACAGAGGCCATCCTACTGGCTATCATGGCTTTTGATCGTTTTGTTGCCATATGCAACCCACTTCGCTACACTGCCATCATGAACTCACAGGTGTATATTCTCTTGGCAGCTGTGGCCTGGATCACCAGCTTCTTTAATGCTCTGATGCATTCCGTCATGACAGCTCACCTGAACTTTTGCCACTCTCAAAAGCTCAATCACTTCTTTTGTGATGTCAAGCCCCTCTTGGAACTGGCCTGTGGTAACACACTGCTCAACCAATGGCTTCTTTCTGTTGTCACAGGCAGCATTTCAATGGGAGCCTTCTTCCTGACTCTTCTCTCCTACTTTTATATTATTTGCTCCCTTCTGTTCAAGAATAAGTCCTGCAGAATACTCCGCAAAGCTTTGTCCACGTGTGCCTCCCATTTCATGGTGGTATGTCTTTTTTATGGACCTGTAGGCTTCACGTACATTCGTCCTGCCTCGGCTACCTCCATGATTCAGGACCGAATGGTGGCCATCATATACAGCGCAGTCACCCCAGTGCTGAATCCACTGATATACACTCTTAGGAATAAAGAGGTGATGCTGGCACTGAAAACAACCTTTGGGAGCAGGTTATTTAAAGGCTGCCAGCAACACCACTGA
- the LOC102539790 gene encoding olfactory receptor 12D3-like — MENVTTVNEFILLELTSIQELQPIIFMTFLIIYMIDLFGNASILVIVISETRLYSPMYFFLGNLSCLGICYSSVTLPILMANLLSTHKTISFLCCIAQLHFFHFLGCTESILLAIMGFDRFVAICYPLRYTVIMNPQGCILLAAVAWITSFFYALMHSVMTAHLNFCRSLKLNYFFCDVKPLLELACGDIRLNQWLIFIVTAGLAMATCFLTLLSYFYIIGFLLFKNRTCRGLHKALSTCASHFMVVSLFYGTVGLTYIPPASPTSVTQGRYVAVIHTTATSVLNPLIYTLRNKEVTMALRRVFRRKLKLSA; from the coding sequence ATGGAGAACGTCACTACAGTGAATGAGTTTATTTTGCTGGAACTGACCTCCATTCAGGAGCTGCAACCTATAATCTTTATGACCTTCTTGATTATATACATGATAGATCTGTTTGGAAATGCGTCCATATTAGTGATTGTCATCTCAGAGACAAGACTCTACTCCCCTATGTATTTTTTCCTGGGAAATCTTTCTTGTCTGGGTATCTGTTACTCTTCGGTGACACTGCCCATACTCATGGCAAACCTCCTCTCCACTCACAAGACCATATCCTTCCTCTGCTGCATCGCGCAGCTACACTTCTTCCACTTTCTGGGCTGCACAGAGTCCATCTTGCTGGCCATTATGGGCTTTGACCGATTTGTGGCCATCTGTTACCCACTTCGCTACACTGTCATCATGAACCCCCAGGGGTGTATTCTCTTGGCAGCTGTGGCCTGGATCACCAGCTTCTTCTATGCTCTGATGCATTCCGTCATGACAGCACACCTGAACTTTTGCCGCTCTCTGAAACTCAACTACTTCTTCTGCGACGTGAAGCCCCTCTTAGAGTTGGCTTGTGGTGACATACGGCTCAATCAGTGGCTCATTTTTATTGTCACTGCCGGCTTAGCTATGGCAACATGCTTCCTCACTCTCCTCTCCTACTTCTATATCATTGGCTTTCTTCTGTTCAAGAACCGGACCTGCCGTGGGCTCCACAAGGCTCTTTCCACTTGTGCCTCCCATTTCATGGTGGTATCTCTGTTTTATGGAACCGTGGGGCTCACCTACATTCCCCCTGCCTCTCCCACCTCTGTCACACAGGGGCGGTACGTGGCTGTCATACACACCACTGCCACTTCAGTGCTGAATCCACTGATATACACCCTTAGGAATAAGGAAGTGACGATGGCTTTGAGGAGAGTCTttaggagaaaactgaagctgtCTGCCTAG